gcatactgactATTTGACCAATCCTTCCtttaccataatttacatattgactatTTGACCAATCCCTCCtttaccataatttgcatactgactATTTGACCAATCCCTCCtttaccataatttgcatactgactATTTGACCAATCCTTCCtttaccataatttgcatactgactATTTGACCAATCCTTCCtttaccataatttacatattgactatTTGACCAATCCCTCCtttaccataatttgcatactgactATTTGACCAATCCCTCCtttaccataatttgcatactgactATTTGACCAATCCTTCCtttaccataatttgcataattgacaATTCAATTGAACACAgtcatattgaaatacatacaacaGATCATCATATTGAGTAGTATGCTATCAAACTAAAATACTGGTGTAGTGTATGGTTTCCTTGATGGCCTGACAATTCTCAATATTTCTTGTTATAGTTGACAACAGACCGCCATTCCTTGTGTATTGTGAAATGCATACAGATCCTAACTATGGTGTTACAATCATTGGCCATGACACTACACAAGAGGTGAGATAATAGCTCGTGTTATGAAGAATTCATtgatgaaaattatgttttgtttgtctgtttgtctgtccattgtccatccgtccgtgtctgtctgtctgtctgtctgtctgtctatccttccatccatccatccatccatccatccatgtctgtctgtctgtctgtctgtctgtctgtctgtctgtctgtctgtctgtccttccatccatccatccatccatccatccatgtctgtctgtctgtctgtctgtctgtctgtccttccatccatccatccatccatccatccatgtctgtctgtctgtctgtctgtctgtctgtctgtctgtctgtctgtctgtctgtccttccatccatccatccatccatccatccatgtctgtctgtccttccatccatccatccatccatgtctgtcagtctgtctatccatcatccatccatcagtcagtgtgtgtgtgtgtgtgtgtgtgtgtgtgtgtgtgtgtgtgtctgtgtgtctgtgtgtctgtttgtctgtctgtctgtctgtctgtctgtctctgtctgtctgtctgtctgtctgtgtgtgtgtctgtttgtcagtctgtctgtccatcgTCCATCCattcatgtctgtctgtctccgtgtctgtgtctttgtctgtttatttgtctgtcagtctgactgactgactgactgtctgtctgtccattgtccatccatccatgtctgtccatctgtctttGTCCGTCCTTCCGCCCTTCACACATCTGTccttgtctgtttgtctgtccttCATCCTTCCGTctgtgtccatctgtctgtccatcatCCATGTCTGCAGTCTATCATTCTATCGGTCTGTTAGTctgttattcattttttatatttggttgaaaaatataaaaaataataattgctacatgtattgtgtttagGTCATCATTGATGGTACTACACCAGGAACTCCAATAAAACATGTTGTGGATTATTTATCAGATGAcattgatatacaaaatgttattGACAGAGCTGCGTATTGTGCTCAACAAATCACCTACACAGGCACAAATGCTCCAGTACACTTTGAAGGTATGTAGAGTTGCATTTTAAAGAGCTAAGTATCAATCTTGAGAAAGTGctttagtgttatcttatcaatctagagagagagagagagagagagagagagagagagagagagagagagagagagagagagagagagagagagagagagagagagagcgagagcgagagagagagagagagagagagagagagagagagagagagagagagagagagtgttaGTTAGTTACAAATGTAGATCTAAAGGGATGTTGTGAACAACGTCTTCAAATTAATCACTAATATTTTCTCTTAGGTACACAATATGTATTTTGGGAGTCCAACAATGGCCTCCATTACTATTTGGATGGTACTGAAGGAGACAAATGCGCATGTGCATTTACAGGTGGTTGTGTTGGACCTGGAAGTAACAGTTGCAACAATGATGCTAGCGGAGATACAATGAGGTAAactttttgtttaaatattaaattcagGAAATTTGTTTCCCAACAGTGAACAATGAAGTGGATCAtataagtacatttttttctctcaatttTGTGACAGAATTGATGATGGCTACCTAACCAATAAAACTGATCTTCCTGTCACTGCTGTTCATATATCAGGTGCCCATTCCCAGAGTGAAGGGGGAGTGACACTGGGAAAATTGCAGTGTTGGGGTAAGTTGTAATGACCCTTTAATAGACAAACTCTTACACATGTTACAGTTCATAAGTGAAGTGCATTCCTTGTTTATGGAGGCGATAATTTATGTTTGCAgtaagtgaacaaacattaaatatacatttcaaaaaagagaaaaactTGCTCAGTACAATATATGTGGTACAACACTCTAGTTATTTCTTATAATCTTTCTGTATGTAAATGTCAGTGGcctatgaaaatgaaaatatttaaattaatatCATATAGCATATTGTGTCATGTCATATATTATCtaagatataattttttttatcaaatcaaatcaaatcaaatcatatcaattCATGTATCATAGATCATGTCACATATCACATAGCTTTATTTACCatcattatatcatatcattatacatcacatcacatcacatcaacaCATCCCATATCACATCACTTCTCATCGAATCACATTGTATAGCATTGCATTGTATAGCATTGCATTGCATCGCatcacacaccacaccacattgCATCATATCGCATTGCATCACATCAACACATCCCATATCACATCTCTTCTCATCGCATTGCATTGCATCGTATCGCATTGTATAGCATTGCATTGCATCGCATCACATCGCATCACATCGCATCGCATTACACACCACACCGCATTGCATCATATCGCATCACAGCTCatcaatatgtttatttatcatCACCAGAGATGTGGCCTACCTGTGCTGATCATCAGATTGCTACTGGAGACTCTATGCACAGTCAGTATGTGATTGACCCTGATCAATTTGGTGGCGTTGACCCCTTTGAGGTCACATGTCAGTTTCCTAAAACTGTTGTGCCTGTGGTCAATGGTACTAAACAAGTGAATGCAGATAACCCTGAACATGAGGGACCAGTAGCTGATTGCTATGACATAATGTATGACCATGCAACTGTACCACAACTTCAGGTATGACCTATGGTGAACTTGACATTGCAACATTTGTGTGATTCACACACACCTTAGGGTCCATTGTTACTTGATACATAGTACATCCATTAGTTATGTGATTCACACATACCTTTGGGTCCAGTGTTACTTAATACTTAGTACATCCATTAGTTATGTGATTCACACACACCTTTGGGTCCATTGTTACTTGATACTTAGTACATCCATTAGTTATGTGATTCACACACACCTTAGGGTCCAGTGTTACTTGATACTTAGTACATCCATTAGTTATGTGATTCACACATACCTTAGGGTCCAGTGTTACTTGATACTTAGTACATCCATTAGTTATGTGATTCACACATACCTTTGGGTCCAGTGTTACTTGATACTTAGTACATCCATTAGTTATGTGATTCTCACACACCTTTGGGTCCAATGTTACTTGATACTTAGTACATCCATTAGTTATGTGATTCACACACACCTTAGGGTCCAGTGTTACTTGATACTTAGAACATCCATTAGTTATGTGATTCACACACACCTTAGGGTCCAGTGTTACTTAATACTTAGTACATCCATTAGTTATGTGATTCACACACACCTTTGGGTCCAGTGTTACTTGATACTTAGTACATCCATTAGTTATGTGATTCACACACACCTTAGGGTCCAGTGTTACTTAATACTTAGTACATCCATTAGTTATGTGATTCACACACACCTTAGGGTCCAGTGTTACTTAATACTTAGTACATCCATTAGTTATGTGATTCACACACACCTTAGGGTCCAATGTTACTTGATACTTAGAACATCCATTAGTTATGTGATTCACACACACCTTTGGGTCCAATGTTACTTGATACTTAGTACATCCATTAGTTATGTGATTCACACACACCTTAGGGTCCAATGTTACTTGATACTTAGTACATCCATTAGTTATGTGATTCACACACACCTTTGGGTCCAATGTTACTTGATACTTAGTACATCCATTAGTTATGTGATTCACACACACCTTAGGGTCCAATGTTACTTGATACTTAGAACATCCATTAGTTATGTGATTCACACACACCTTAGGGTCCAGTGTTACTTAATACTTAGTACATCCATTAGTTATGTGATTCACACACACCTTAGGGTCCAGTGTTACTTAATACTTAGTACATCCATTAGTTATGTGATTCACACACACCTTAGGGTCCATTGTTACTTGATACTTAGTACATCCATTAGTTATGTGATTCACACACACCTTTGGGTCCAATGTTACTTGATACTTAGTACATCCATTAGTTATGTGATTCACACACACCTTTGGGTCCAATGTTACTTGATACTTAGTACATCCATTAGTTATGTGATTCACACACACCTTTGGGTCCATTGTTACTTGATACTTAGTACATCCATTAGTTATGTGATTCACACATACCTTAGGGTCCAGTGTTACTTAATACTTAGTACATCCATTAGTTATGTGATTCACACATACCTTTGGGTCCAGTGTTACTTGATACTTAGTACATCCATTAGTTATGTGATTCACACACACCTTAGGGTCCAGTGTTACTTGATACTTAGTACATCCATTAGTTATGTGATTCACACATACCTTTGGGTCCATTGTTACTTGATACTTAGAACATCCATTAGTTATGTGATTCACACATACCTTTGGGTCCAGTGTTACTTGATACATAGTACATCCATTAGTTATGTGATTCACACATACCTTTGGGTCCAGTGTTACTTGATACTTAGAACATCCATTAGTTATGTGATTCACACATACCTTTGGGTCCAGTGTTACTTGATACATAGTACATCCATTAGTTATGTGATTCACACATACCTTTGGGTCCAGTGTTACTTGATACTTAGTACATCCATTAGTTATGTGATTCACACACACCTTTGGGTCCATTGTTACTTGATACTTAGTACATCCATTAGTTATGTGATTCACACACACCTTTGGGTCCAGTGTTACTTGATACTTAGTACATCCATTAGTTATGTGATTCACACACACCTTTGGGTCCAGTGTTACTTAATACTTAGTACATCCATTAGTTATGTGTAGGTTATAGCctaattagcataacaatacatGTTAGTACTATTCATCTGAAATTAGTAAGCACTTAGAATAATGGAAGTGGAATTTCAATTTGGTGTATGTTGGTAATCATGCAAAATAGatgatgtcaaatcatgaaCTGACTCGCCAGAACAAACAGATCtggaaatacctttattttATGGAATGTTGCAGGTGTTTAACTTTTCATTTTGTGATTGGCAGGCACTGGCTGAGGTTTCCGGTTTCTGTAAACAATATGCAAAGATGGAATGCCGTAATGCACCCTTTGTGAATCTTGGTGGGACACCTTATGCTGTTTGGTATGACAATAATGGCAACATTGGATTAGGTAAAAGAAAATCagttacaaaacaaattgatatcacttataattttgaattgatgttggtgatgatgatgattgtgatgatgatgatgatgatgatgagagtgatgataatgatgatgatgatgatgatgatgatagtgatgatgataatgatgatgatgatgatgatgatgatgatgatagtgatgatgatgatgatgatgatgatgatgatggtgatggtgatggtgatggtgatggtggtgatgatgatgatgatgatgatgatgatgatgatgatgatgatgatgatgatgattgtgatgacgatgatgacgatgatgatgatggtggtgatgatgataatgatgatgatgatgatgatgatgatgatgatgatgatgaggatgatgatgataatggtgatggtgatggtgataatgatgatgatgatgatgatgatgatgatgatgatgatgatggtgatgatgatgataatgatgatgatgatgatgatgatgatgatgatgatggtgatggtgatggtgatggtgatggtgatgatgatggtgatggtgatggtgatggttaTGGTTATGGTGACGAcgaggatgatgatgataatggtgatggtgatggtgataatgatgtTGGTGATGTGATAATGATGTTGGTGATGTGATAATGatgttggtgatgatgatgatgatgatgatgatgatgtttatTCTCCTTTAAGAAGCATAAACAAATAGCCATGGATTGGAAGAGGAGAAATGCTCAGTACATTTTCTAGTCTTGCTCTCTGAACTGAACTACAATTATATCTCTCATTAATctcataaacatatttgtagatATCTGACATTTTCTAAATTTCTTTCTTTGACATCAGGTTGGGCTGGATCAGCTGATGGGTCAGCCTGTGCCTGTGGAGCAACTGGTACATGTGAAGGAGGTCCTGATATGGCTTGTAATTGTGATATGAATGATGATGAACTACGAATAGATCATGGAGAATTTGTCAACAAAGACATACTGCCAGTCAGTAAGGTATGCATTGGAGTATCGGAGGATGATGTCCCTGGCACTGATCATGATAGAAAATTACAGAGATATACATTCCAAAGTCTGATGTGTGCACCTGAACAATTTGGTAAGTTTACAACTTTTCATGATGCAGAGTATTTCACATCTAAAACCAGTATGTCTATCCAACCTGGCAACAAACCATCCAGCCAACATATGtgcatgcaaacatacatgcacacataatacacaattatacatattatgtgtgcatgtatgtttgcatgtatatatgtacgtacacgtATGTACGCACGCACAAATGCACGCATGTACACACgcatgtacacatgcatgtgAGCACAAACACATGCTCACATTATACAatcatgcacacatacatacatacatacatatacatacatgtacacatatacatacatacatgcataatgCAAATCATAAAGTATTTCACTTGTTTCTATATTTCAGACATCTACAAAGATTGTCAAGAACGTCGATCTATAGCCCGTGTGACACAAAGTGAGCCTTGGATTATTGATCCAGATGGTGATGGTCCGTCTGAACCATTTCCAGTTTATTGTGAAATGTTAGACTTTCCACCACTTGGAGTCACTGTAAGTTAATCACTACTTATGATGTACCTTGAGTAGTTCTGTGTTAACCACTAGCTATGATGTACCTTGAGTAGATCTGTGTTTTCTTTCACCTGTAAGTCTATCTTCTCTTtcgtctacctacctacctacctacctacctacctacctacctacctacctacctacctactttcctacctacctacctacctacctgcctacctacctacctgcctacctacctacctgcctgcctacctacctacctacctgcctacctacctacctgcctacctacctgcctgcctacctacctacctacctgcctgcctgcctgcctgcctgcctgcctgcctgcctgcctgcctgcctgcctgcctgcctgcctgcctgcctgcctgcctgcctgcctgcctgcctgcctgcctgcctgcctgcctgcctgcctgcctgcctgcctgcctgcctgcctgtctgtctgtctgtctgtctgtctgtctgtctgtctgtctgtctgtctgcctgcttaTCTTTCTGTCTGCacgtctgtctctgtctgccagTCTGCCTGTCTTTGTTCCTAAATTTCTGCcttcctgtctgtctatctgtctgcctaGCTGCCTGCCTTCTTGTCTATCTGCCTGTCAGTCTGTTTCTCTGTCAGCCTGGCTATCTGTCTGCCCATTTACCTGTCTGAATAGCTGTTTGAATGTCTAGCTGTGtgtcatattattttatatcatgtgTACACGTTTATTGAATGAGCTATATGGCAGTTATCGGTTGGGTCTCTTCTATGTGGTTATAGTTGAAAGATGGGAATTGGTATTCATCTTTAGCAGACGTGTTCTGATAATGTGCCATGATAGCTCTGTTACATTGTATTGCTTGAATAATATACTTTTATGGAATTAGTACAATCATATGGCAGAGAAAGAGGTTAGAAGGAACTACAACTGTTACACCAAACTTAAAGAGGACCTTATCAACAACAATCTTAGCAGTAAGAATTGGTAGTTTAAGAGAGTTGTCAACTCATTTGCTGACAGAGCTGCTGCATTCCAGTCATCATTCATGATGATGTTACATATTGCCCACACTATTTTTATGACATATTTCCTCACTTCTGTAACGTGATAACACCAATTTATTCAATCATTTATATTTAAACAGGTGATACACCATAAAAATGAAGGCTCAAATAGTGTCAATGAAGATCCAGAAAGTGTTGTACCTGAATACTTCCATGCATCACCCTCACAACTTGAGGCGTTGACAACGTATGAAGAATACTGTACACAATCGTTGTCATACAGTTGCCAtgacgccatattggatttatcAGAGCCCTATGGATGGTATGACAAGAATGGTATTCACATGTTGTTTTGGGCAGGAAGTACTAGtaagtaaataataaataataatgttagtttttatttcgcgttttcccactttgtgctcagtGCACTTTACAATAATTACCCCGGCCTGGCTCGGATcatcatatttgtattcaagaaACATAGCAACCATCATGCACAATGTGAATAACATGATTAAGATCTATATGACTGTGCAGTAATAACATAGCAACCATCATGTGCAATGTATAACATGATTAAGATATAGCAACCATCATGTGCAATATGGAATAACATGATTAAGATCTATATGACTGCAGCAATAACATAGCAACCATCATGTGCAATGTGGAATAACATGATTAAGATCTATGACTGTGCAGCAATAACATAGCAACCATCATGTACAATGTGGAATAACATGATTAAGATCTATGACTGTGCAGcagtaacatagcaaccatCATGTACAATGTGGAATAACATGATTAAGATCTATGACTGTGCAGTAATAACATAGCAACCATCATGTGCAATGTGGAATAGCATGATTAAGATCTATGACTGTGCAGCAATTTAAACCTATAGTTGTAGCTggattgttattttttaaataaacaaacaaacaaacaaacaaacaagcaattGAAAATCGTTAAACTACTATATAGTAAATATGCTGTCTAGTATTTCATTAactgataatttttttctgtgttatctCAGCTGGAATTGGTTGTGCTGGTGGTGAATGTCAGTGTTCTCAGATTGATGGTCAACAACATACCGATGAAGGCTTAATAATTGATGATAATTCATTGCCAATTAGTAAAGTCGAACTGCCTGCAGCTGATCAGGGGTCAACAAGAACATTAAATATTGGTCCTCTAACTTGTTCAGGTCAGTcacttttcatttgaaatgaaaacatatctaACATTCATTAAGCAATCTTATCAATATCaagtaatgtgtgtgtatgtatgtatgtatgtgtgtgtgtgtgtgtgtatgtatgtatgtatgtttgtgtgtatgtatgtatgtatgtatgtatgtatgtatgtatgtatgtatgtatgttacgtatgtgtgtatgtatgtatgtatgtgtgtgtgtgtatgtatgtatgtatgtgtgtgtgtgtatgtatgtatgtatgtgtgtgtgtgtgtgtgtgtgtgtgtgtgtgtgtgtgtgtgtgtgtgtgtgtgtgtgtgtatgtatgtatgtatgtatatatgtaatgacTCCTATATTCATATTCTTAGGCTTGTTTCGTAATTGCCATGAGATTCTCTTGGCTGGACAGACCTACAATCCAAACCTTGATAATAAGTATGCTATTGATCCTGATCAGGGAGGAGATTTGTTACCGTTTTCAGTCTATTGTGACTTCGTATCAAATCCTGGGATAGGTATATCCAAGGTAAGAATCATATATCAATCACATGTCTAcaattcaaataattttataggttttgttttcattttaatgtgtCATtatctctgtacatgtatatccaagGTAAGAATCACACAACTATCACATGACTATCACATGACTATCACATGACAATCATAGTTTCAATTACAAATACTTACTTTGGAACCGTTATCATTTGGATAAATATATTCTATAGACTACTATTTAtgatatattcaaattaagAATCACATGTGTATCACATGTCCATCACATGACTATCACATGTTTCCATTACAAATACTTATTCTGGCACTGTCATTTCTGTATATCTATAGATAGTTACTATCTATGATATATTCATGGTAAGAATCCCATGAATATCATATGGTTATAtcctaccaccaccaccatttaTATCACCACCATTTCTTTCACCACCATTTCTATCACCACCATTTCTATCACCACCGTTTCCATCACCACCATTTCTATCACCACCATTTCCATCACCACCATTTCCATCGCCACCATTTCCATCGCCACCATTTCTATCACCACCATTTCCATCACCACCATTTCTATCACCACCACTTACACCAGTACTACCTCTCCTAAAATgtccaccaccattaccaccatcaccaccaccaccaccaccaccattgtcACCGCCCCGCCATGCCACCACACCACCATCAGCACTATAGTGGTATACTACCATAAGTGCTGCCACTATCACCACAAataccatcaccaccattaccaccattaccaccaccatcactgtTGCTGCATATGCCACCACCTCTGCCATgccaccacaccaccaccagcacTATAGTAGTATATTACCACAAGTGctaccactatcaccaccactgctgccaccatcaccaccactgctgccaccattgccaccatcaccaccactgccGCCACCATaaccaccactgccaccaccattgccaccatcaccaccactgccgccaccatcaccaccactgccaccaccatcaccaccactgccaccaccatcaccaccactgctgccaccattgccaccatcaccaccactgccGCCACCATAACCACCACTGCCGCCACCATTGCCACGGTCACCACCACTGccaacaccatcaccaccactgccaccaccatcaccaccactgccgccaccatcaccaccactgccaccaccataACCAACACCACAATTTACAACAAACTCAGATTGATTCA
This portion of the Glandiceps talaboti chromosome 19, keGlaTala1.1, whole genome shotgun sequence genome encodes:
- the LOC144450137 gene encoding contactin-associated protein-like 2 codes for the protein MACNCDMNDDELRIDHGEFVNKDILPVSKVCIGVSEDDVPGTDHDRKLQRYTFQSLMCAPEQFDIYKDCQERRSIARVTQSEPWIIDPDGDGPSEPFPVYCEMLDFPPLGVTVIHHKNEGSNSVNEDPESVVPEYFHASPSQLEALTTYEEYCTQSLSYSCHDAILDLSEPYGWYDKNGIHMLFWAGSTTGIGCAGGECQCSQIDGQQHTDEGLIIDDNSLPISKVELPAADQGSTRTLNIGPLTCSGLFRNCHEILLAGQTYNPNLDNKYAIDPDQGGDLLPFSVYCDFVSNPGIGISKIVTIYDIFMVRIP